The segment GGCGACTGCCGATCCAAGGTACGAGGATGCGGTGCGGCGGATGGCCCGGACCTGCAGCCCGCCCCTCCTGCTCCTGGCCCACGTGCGCTGGGCGTCCTTCAAGGATACCGTGAAGGAGGAGTACAGCCACCCCTTCCGTCGCGAGGTCGATCACCATCCGATCTTCTTCGCCCACAACGGCGAGATCGACGGCCTCCGTCTGCAAGACGGCAAGATCGACAGCCAGGTGATCTTCGAGCGGTTCCTGGATGGCTTCGGCCCGGACATTCGTCCGCTCGCGGAGGTCAAACAGGCCGTGGCCAAGGCCAAGGAGTCCTTGGACGCGGAATACCCGAGGAAGGTCGAGTCGTACACGTTCATCATGATCGAGGGCGACCGCGTGATCGCCCACCGCGACGCGCGCACCTGCGTGCCGTACTACACGCTCCACGAGACCGCGGCGGACGACATGCGGGTCGTGTGCTCCGAGGTTCTCCCCGCCCTGCCGGGGCGATGGCGCATGCTGCGGAACGGGGAGTTCCTCGAACTCCGGCCCTAGTGGTAACGACCCGGTAACCTGATGGGACTCGGTGCCGGTCGTCGGATTGCGGCGTCAGGATGACGATTCGCAGAAAGGCCTATATAGAGCCTGTCTCGTTGGGCCTCCATTCTTGCGGTCGGGGGAGGACCTGATAGGGTGCGAGAGGTAGAGGTTACGACCCAGTGCCCTGAATGCCGGGGCGACCATCTGGTGCGGGACTACGAGCGCGCGGAGATCGTGTGCGAGGACTGCGGTCTCGTCCTCGACGACATGATCATCGATGAAGGCCCGGAGTGGCGGGCGTTCGACTCCGAGCAGCGGGAGTCCCGTGAACGGGCCGGGCCTCCGAGCACGATCATGGCCCACGACAAGGGCCTGTCCACGTCCATCGGGTGGAGGAACAAGGACGCCTACGGACGCCAGATCCCCCACAAGAGCCGCGCCCAGATCTATCGCTTGCGGAAGTGGCAGCACCGCATCCGGACGTCGAAGAGCGGTGAGCGCTCCCTCGCGCAGGGGCTGACCGAGATCAACACGATGGCCTCGAAGATGGGGCTCCCGAGACACGTCCGCGAGTCGGCCGCGGTCCTCTACCGCAAGGCGAGCACGAAGAACCTGGTGCGGGGACGGTCCATTGACGAGGTCGTGGCCGCGACCCTGTACGCCTCCTGCCGGCAGTGCGGTGTGCCGCGGACCCTGGATGAGATTGCGGGCAAGTCGAGCGTGGATCGCAAGTCCATCGGCCGCACGTACCGTACGCTCGTGCGCGAGCTGGGCCTGAAGCTCCTTCCGCAGAGCCCGCGGGACTACATCGCGCGCTTCTGCAATCGACTCGACCTGGACATGGAGGTCCAGCGGAAGGCGAAGGAGATCCTCGACAAGGTGGAGAAGGACGAGCTCGCCTCCGGCGTGGCGCCGAGCGGTGTCGCCGCCGCGACGATCTACATCTCCGCGATCCTCTGCAGCAAGCCGTGCACGCAGAAGGAGGTCGCCGAGGTCGCCGGAGTGACCGAGGTCACAATCCGCAACCGGTACAAGCGCATCTCGGTCGCCATCGGAATGAACAAGTGAGCCTCCGTTCGCCTCCATTCCGCAACCTTTAAGGGAAGGCGCCCCTTCCGAAACCTCTCCGAGCGGTGAGCGCGTGGCCTCCGACACGATTGGG is part of the Thermoplasmata archaeon genome and harbors:
- a CDS encoding class II glutamine amidotransferase; translation: MCRLLAVVSRKPIPPEILMSFRQLADTGKGFRDFGCPEPNPKTGHPDGWGIACVGAEGEFYARGALKATADPRYEDAVRRMARTCSPPLLLLAHVRWASFKDTVKEEYSHPFRREVDHHPIFFAHNGEIDGLRLQDGKIDSQVIFERFLDGFGPDIRPLAEVKQAVAKAKESLDAEYPRKVESYTFIMIEGDRVIAHRDARTCVPYYTLHETAADDMRVVCSEVLPALPGRWRMLRNGEFLELRP
- a CDS encoding transcription initiation factor IIB, with the translated sequence MREVEVTTQCPECRGDHLVRDYERAEIVCEDCGLVLDDMIIDEGPEWRAFDSEQRESRERAGPPSTIMAHDKGLSTSIGWRNKDAYGRQIPHKSRAQIYRLRKWQHRIRTSKSGERSLAQGLTEINTMASKMGLPRHVRESAAVLYRKASTKNLVRGRSIDEVVAATLYASCRQCGVPRTLDEIAGKSSVDRKSIGRTYRTLVRELGLKLLPQSPRDYIARFCNRLDLDMEVQRKAKEILDKVEKDELASGVAPSGVAAATIYISAILCSKPCTQKEVAEVAGVTEVTIRNRYKRISVAIGMNK